In the Brassica napus cultivar Da-Ae chromosome A7, Da-Ae, whole genome shotgun sequence genome, one interval contains:
- the LOC111199532 gene encoding protein IDA-LIKE 5-like encodes MMSNKRIEAVKILVVIMIMFSRRTCEAEYFRRHTSPSRPERFFKVRRPNPLHHHHHHNHGFINDDYYPPESFSGFLPKTMPIPPSAPSKKHNVYGLQSTNSQRYP; translated from the coding sequence ATGATGAGCAATAAGCGCATAGAAGCTGTGAAGATTCTAGTGGTGATTATGATAATGTTCTCAAGGAGGACTTGTGAAGCCGAGTACTTTAGAAGACACACATCACCATCAAGACCAGAACGATTTTTCAAGGTGAGAAGACCAAATccacttcatcatcatcatcaccataaCCATGGTTTCATCAATGATGATTATTATCCTCCAGAAAGTTTCTCAGGATTTTTGCCCAAGACAATGCCAATTCCACCTTCTGCTCCTTCCAAAAAACACAATGTCTATGGTTTACAGAGTACCAATTCTCAAAGATATCCATGA